From a region of the Apibacter sp. B3706 genome:
- a CDS encoding HlyD family secretion protein has translation MRQLIIFTLGTFMFLLSCNRNKFEHDASGTFEATEVIVSSEANGKLESFQLTEGDQLAKGQYVGYVDSIQLYLKKRQLLATNKAIQVKRPDISVQVSSIKEQIAKAEFEKRRIQRLLADNAATQKQLDDANSQIEVLKKSLNAQENSLSTSVNSLNEESNTNTVQVSQIEDQLKKCKIINPIQGTVLNKFVEEKEVVTQGKALYKIADTKNLFLRAYIVSEQLEKIKIGQKVKVFINISEDKQKSYQGTITWISDKAEFTPKTIQTQDERQNLVYAVKIAVTNTDGLIKIGMYGDVDF, from the coding sequence ATGAGACAGTTAATAATATTTACCCTGGGAACGTTTATGTTCCTGTTATCTTGTAATCGAAATAAGTTTGAGCATGATGCGTCGGGAACGTTTGAAGCAACTGAAGTAATTGTTTCATCGGAAGCTAACGGTAAATTGGAATCTTTTCAATTAACGGAAGGAGATCAATTGGCCAAAGGACAATACGTTGGATATGTTGACAGCATTCAGCTGTATTTAAAGAAAAGACAATTATTAGCCACCAATAAAGCCATACAGGTAAAAAGACCGGACATATCCGTCCAAGTTTCTTCCATAAAAGAACAAATTGCGAAAGCTGAATTTGAAAAAAGAAGAATTCAAAGATTATTGGCAGATAATGCAGCTACTCAAAAACAACTGGATGATGCAAATTCACAAATTGAAGTTCTTAAAAAATCTTTAAATGCGCAAGAAAATTCACTTTCAACATCGGTTAACAGTCTCAATGAGGAAAGTAACACCAATACAGTTCAAGTATCCCAAATAGAAGATCAATTAAAAAAATGTAAAATTATTAATCCAATTCAGGGTACTGTTTTAAACAAATTTGTAGAAGAAAAAGAAGTTGTTACCCAAGGTAAAGCACTCTATAAAATTGCAGATACCAAAAATTTATTTTTACGAGCATATATAGTTTCAGAACAATTAGAAAAAATTAAAATAGGACAGAAAGTAAAAGTATTTATAAATATTTCAGAAGATAAACAAAAATCCTATCAGGGCACTATTACATGGATATCCGATAAAGCCGAGTTCACTCCAAAAACTATTCAGACCCAAGATGAGCGTCAAAATTTAGTGTATGCGGTAAAAATCGCAGTAACAAATACTGACGGGCTTATTAAAATAGGTATGTATGGTGATGTAGATTTCTGA
- a CDS encoding ABC transporter ATP-binding protein has translation MSVISIQNISKTYTGKVPVEALQDISIEINKGELFGLIGPDGAGKTTLFRILTTLLVADKGEAFVDGFDVKKNFLQIRERVGYMPGKFSLYQDLSIEENLNFFARVFNTTVEKNYDLIKDIYVQIEPFKKRRAGKLSGGMKQKLALCCALIHKPSVLFLDEPTTGVDPVSRKEFWDMLTRLKQQGITIMVSTPYMDEASLCDKIALIQEGKILSVNTPKQITQEYPYKLYSVRSDNNYKLLQQLRKQKEINSCYIFGEYLHVTFKNEKVTIEGAEVKEIEPGIEDCFIYLMNKNENHSNERVN, from the coding sequence ATGAGTGTTATTTCCATACAAAATATTTCAAAAACCTATACGGGTAAAGTTCCGGTTGAAGCTTTACAAGATATATCTATTGAAATTAATAAAGGAGAATTATTTGGTTTAATAGGTCCCGATGGAGCAGGAAAGACCACTCTATTTAGAATATTAACCACTTTGTTGGTGGCTGATAAAGGAGAGGCATTTGTAGATGGGTTTGATGTAAAGAAAAACTTTTTACAAATACGGGAAAGAGTCGGGTATATGCCCGGTAAATTTTCGCTTTATCAAGATTTAAGTATTGAAGAGAATCTTAATTTTTTTGCTCGAGTATTCAATACAACGGTAGAAAAAAATTATGATTTAATTAAAGATATATATGTTCAAATCGAACCCTTCAAGAAGAGAAGAGCAGGTAAACTTTCGGGAGGAATGAAACAAAAACTAGCCCTATGTTGTGCCTTAATACATAAGCCTTCGGTTTTATTTTTAGATGAGCCGACCACAGGAGTAGATCCCGTATCCAGGAAAGAATTTTGGGATATGTTAACCCGACTTAAACAACAGGGAATTACTATTATGGTTTCTACACCTTATATGGATGAAGCAAGTTTATGTGATAAGATTGCGCTAATTCAAGAAGGAAAAATACTTTCTGTCAATACTCCTAAGCAGATTACGCAAGAATATCCGTATAAATTATATTCGGTGCGATCTGATAATAATTATAAACTTCTTCAGCAATTACGCAAACAAAAAGAAATAAACAGCTGTTATATATTCGGAGAATATTTGCACGTGACATTTAAAAATGAAAAGGTTACGATAGAGGGAGCTGAAGTAAAAGAAATTGAACCGGGAATCGAAGATTGTTTTATTTATTTAATGAATAAAAATGAAAACCATAGTAACGAAAGGGTTAACTAA
- a CDS encoding ABC transporter ATP-binding protein, with amino-acid sequence MKTIVTKGLTKKFGDFIAVNHISFEVSKGEIFGFLGANGAGKTTAIRMLCGLLSPTSGEGIVAGYDIYKESNKIKKNIGYMSQKFSLYEDLTIKENMRLFGGIYGMSTKDIKVKTEQCLEELSLKTERDVLVKSLPLGIKQKVSFAVSTFHSPEIVFLDEPTGGVDPIARRTFWEMIYKASNNGITIFVTTHYMDEAEYCNRVSIMVDGKIEALDTPAGLRHKYHAETMDEVFQILARGAKRE; translated from the coding sequence ATGAAAACCATAGTAACGAAAGGGTTAACTAAAAAATTTGGCGATTTTATTGCAGTCAATCATATAAGCTTTGAAGTATCCAAAGGTGAAATTTTTGGTTTTTTGGGAGCAAATGGTGCAGGAAAAACAACAGCCATACGAATGCTTTGTGGATTGTTATCTCCCACCTCAGGGGAAGGAATTGTTGCAGGATACGATATTTACAAAGAGTCGAATAAGATTAAAAAAAATATCGGATATATGAGCCAAAAATTTTCGTTATATGAAGATTTAACCATTAAAGAAAATATGCGATTGTTTGGTGGTATTTATGGAATGAGCACTAAAGATATTAAAGTAAAAACAGAACAATGCTTAGAGGAACTTTCCTTAAAAACAGAAAGGGATGTTTTGGTTAAATCTTTACCCTTAGGAATTAAACAAAAAGTTTCTTTTGCAGTGTCGACCTTTCATTCTCCTGAAATTGTTTTTTTGGATGAACCCACCGGAGGAGTAGACCCCATAGCAAGACGTACTTTTTGGGAAATGATTTATAAGGCATCCAATAACGGGATAACCATTTTTGTTACGACTCACTATATGGATGAAGCAGAATATTGTAATCGGGTTTCAATTATGGTCGATGGTAAAATTGAAGCATTGGATACGCCTGCGGGACTTCGTCATAAATATCATGCGGAAACTATGGATGAAGTTTTTCAAATATTGGCAAGAGGAGCAAAAAGAGAATAG
- a CDS encoding ABC transporter permease: MNQFFSFIKKEIFHITRDFRTMLMLLIMPIALLMIFGFAITTEIKNTSFIVLDNSKTIQSIQLIEQINASKYFDLTGYLDKLEQVEQRFRLGKAKLAVVIPQGFDKDLYHQGTSDVQLIVDASDPNEASTIVSYLQQIIAEYQKLQMNKASSGSYVIKSQVKMLYNPQLKSAYNFVPGIMGLVLMLICSMMTSISIVKEKEQGTMEILLVSPLKPISIVLAKVVPYFLISIIDVFSILIISVTILEVPIEGNLLLLLFLCTIFILSTLSLGILISSITETQQAAMLISGMGLLLPTLLLSGLIFPVENMPLPLRIISTILPATWFITAVKDVMIKGLGFFAIWQECLILIGMTLFLLVVSIKMFKNRL; the protein is encoded by the coding sequence ATGAATCAATTTTTTAGTTTTATAAAGAAAGAAATCTTTCACATCACCCGTGATTTTAGAACTATGCTTATGCTTTTAATTATGCCTATAGCACTTCTTATGATATTTGGGTTTGCTATTACGACAGAAATTAAAAATACCTCTTTCATTGTATTAGATAATTCTAAAACCATCCAATCCATACAACTTATAGAACAAATAAATGCCAGTAAATATTTTGACCTTACAGGCTACCTGGACAAATTAGAACAGGTTGAACAACGTTTTCGCCTAGGAAAAGCTAAATTGGCGGTGGTTATTCCTCAAGGATTTGATAAAGACTTGTATCATCAAGGAACTAGTGATGTTCAACTTATTGTAGATGCATCAGATCCTAATGAAGCATCTACTATTGTTAGCTACTTGCAACAAATTATAGCGGAATATCAAAAACTACAAATGAATAAAGCGAGTTCAGGTTCTTATGTAATTAAAAGTCAGGTTAAAATGCTTTATAATCCACAATTAAAAAGTGCGTATAATTTTGTGCCGGGAATTATGGGATTGGTTCTTATGTTAATTTGTTCAATGATGACATCTATTTCTATTGTAAAAGAAAAAGAACAAGGAACTATGGAGATATTATTAGTTTCTCCTCTAAAACCCATAAGCATCGTATTAGCGAAAGTGGTTCCTTATTTCCTGATCTCCATTATTGACGTTTTTTCTATATTAATTATATCTGTTACCATCTTGGAAGTGCCAATTGAAGGAAATTTACTTTTACTTCTTTTTCTATGTACAATTTTCATTCTATCCACCTTATCGTTAGGGATTTTAATTTCATCCATAACGGAAACCCAACAGGCTGCCATGTTAATTTCGGGTATGGGATTATTGCTTCCCACATTATTGCTTTCTGGATTAATATTTCCCGTCGAAAATATGCCCTTACCGCTTAGAATAATATCAACCATTTTACCCGCTACCTGGTTTATTACTGCCGTTAAAGATGTAATGATTAAAGGGCTTGGTTTTTTTGCTATCTGGCAAGAGTGTCTGATACTTATTGGTATGACTCTTTTCTTATTAGTGGTAAGTATCAAAATGTTTAAAAACAGGTTATGA
- a CDS encoding ABC transporter permease, which yields MRTLKFLLEKEFLQIFRNKTILRLVFFMPVFQLLVLPWAATFEQKNILLSIIDNDHSSASRELIQKVISSGYFKLANYSSSYSDALKIVEKNEADLILEIPHNFENTFIREKSTDVMLSVNAINGQKAGLGSSYLGQILAAYNRELVSQSQGSGQIIVKPYYMYNTEMNYRNFMVPGILVMLLSIIGGALSSLNIVKEKEAGTIEQINVTPIPKYIFIIGKLIPFWVMGMFILTVGMLIAWLVYGLVPAGHALIIYIFCFFYLIAFTGFGLIISNFSSTQQQAMFVLFFIIIIFFLLGGLYTPISSMPRWAQIVTMFNPVRYFIEVMRLVYMKGSTLADISHQLYIIIIFAVVLNVGAIVSYKKTN from the coding sequence ATGAGAACATTAAAATTTTTATTAGAAAAAGAATTCCTTCAGATATTCAGGAATAAAACTATTTTGAGATTGGTATTTTTTATGCCTGTTTTTCAATTATTAGTATTGCCATGGGCAGCCACTTTTGAACAGAAAAATATCTTATTAAGCATAATAGATAACGATCACAGTTCTGCTTCCAGAGAATTGATACAAAAAGTAATTTCATCCGGATATTTTAAATTGGCCAATTATTCATCGTCTTATTCAGATGCATTGAAGATCGTTGAAAAAAATGAAGCAGACTTGATTTTAGAAATTCCCCATAATTTTGAAAATACCTTTATAAGAGAAAAATCAACCGATGTTATGCTATCGGTAAATGCCATAAACGGACAAAAAGCAGGATTGGGATCTTCGTATTTAGGACAAATCTTAGCAGCTTACAATCGGGAACTGGTTAGTCAGTCTCAAGGTTCGGGACAAATTATTGTTAAGCCTTATTATATGTATAATACAGAAATGAATTATCGTAATTTTATGGTACCCGGTATTTTGGTTATGCTACTCAGTATTATAGGCGGAGCGCTTTCTTCCTTGAATATTGTTAAAGAAAAAGAAGCAGGAACCATTGAGCAAATCAATGTTACACCTATTCCAAAATATATTTTTATTATAGGAAAATTGATTCCATTTTGGGTTATGGGAATGTTTATACTAACTGTTGGTATGCTAATAGCCTGGTTGGTATACGGGTTAGTTCCGGCCGGTCATGCTCTAATAATTTATATATTTTGTTTTTTCTACCTGATTGCATTTACCGGATTTGGGTTAATAATTTCAAATTTTTCATCTACACAACAACAGGCCATGTTTGTGTTGTTTTTTATTATAATTATATTTTTCTTATTGGGCGGACTTTATACTCCGATAAGCAGTATGCCCAGATGGGCGCAAATCGTTACCATGTTTAATCCGGTACGTTACTTTATTGAAGTGATGAGGCTGGTTTATATGAAAGGAAGTACCTTGGCTGATATCTCTCATCAATTATATATAATTATTATCTTTGCTGTAGTGTTAAATGTAGGTGCAATTGTAAGCTACAAAAAAACAAATTGA